Genomic DNA from Streptomyces sp. AM 2-1-1:
GGGTGGACTGCCGGCCGGACGATGTATCGGTCCGGTCGGGTCCTGCTCTCGCCGCTCCCCGCCCCCGGTCGGCCGTACCCGGGGGCCGCGGGGGCCGCTCACGTCGGCTCAGAGCCCGGCGAGCAGTTCGCCGTCGATGACGGTGACGGCGTTCCCGGTGAGAAGGGTCCGGTCGCCGCGCAACTCGGTGTGGACCAGGCCGGTGCGGGCGGAGCCCTGGAGGCCGGTCAGCGCGTCGCGGCCGAACCGGGCCGACCAGAACGGGGCGAGCGCGGTGTGCGCGCTACCGGTCACCGGATCCTCGTCGATGCCGACCCGGGGGAAGAAGCCGCGGGAGACGAAGTCGTACCCGAGGGTGGGGTCCTCGGCGGCGGCGGTGACGATCACCCCGCGCCGCGAACAGCGTGTGAGCGCCTCGAAGTCGGGCGTCAGCCCGCGTACCGTCGCCTCGTCATCGAGTTCGACCAGCAGATCCCCGATGTGCTCGCCGGTGTCGAGGACGGCGAGTGGTTCGGCTCCGAGGGCCTCGGCCAGTCCCGCCGGCGCCGGCTCGGGAACGAGCCGTGAGGTCGGGAAGTCCATCGTGTAGGCGGAGCCGGGGCGGGCGGCGGTGGTGAGCACCCCGGACCGGGTGGCGAAGCGCACGCTGCCCTCGGCCGCGCCCGTCGTGTGCAGCACATGGGCGGTGGCGAGCGTGGCGTGCCCGCACAGGTCGACCTCTGTCGTCGGGGTGAACCAGCGCAGCGCCCAGTCCGCCTCCCCGCCCGGCGCCAGCGGGTGGGTGAACGCCGTCTCCGACAGATTGACCTCGGCGGCCACCTGCTGGAGCAGGCCCGCCGACGGGAAGGCGTCGGAGTCCAGCAGGACGACCCCGGCGGGGTTGCCCGAGAAGGGGCGGTCGGTGAACGCGTCGACGATACGGATCCTCATGGAGCGACCGTAGCGAGGCGGATGCTCACCGGCCGAGCCGGCGTGGCCCTTCGGCCCGCGGCGAGGCTGCGGGGCCGTTTTCTTTGGCTTGCGCGGTGGCTACGGGGCCGCTTCCTTGGGCCTGCGCGGCGGCTGCGGCGTCCAGCAGGAGCCAGCCGTCCATGACCACGGGCGCCGGGTCTTCCGGCCGCCACCCGCGGGCTCGCGCCACGTCGAGCAGCGCCCGGACCGCACCCGGTTCGTGGAGGTTCAGCGCACTGCCCCGTGTGTGTCCCACGTCTCCGGATCCCAGCGGCGCACCTTGGGGGACGAATCTGCCCGGACCGCTCGCGAAGACGATGCGCAACGGCCCGCCGGTCCCGGGCGGCTGCGCGAGCAGGGTGAGGGTCTGACGGCAGTCGACGGACCGGCCGGCCTCGTCCTTCCGGTGGCCGTGGCGCAGCCACCGGAGGAACACCCGCCCGTCGGCGACCAGGCGGCGGGAGCTCTTCGCTATACGGGGGACGGGTCGGAGCGTACGCGTCGGCTCGGCGAGCCGTCCCGCCGTCGCCTCGTGGTGCCCCGGCGGATCGCTGGTCCTGGCGCCGTGGCGGACTGCGTGCCGCCCGCGCCGCGTACCGCCGCGTACCGCCGTGCTGGTCCGCCCGTCGGCCTCTGGCGCATGCGACTCCCGAGCCGTCCATGTGGTCGCGGACCCGTGTGATCAGCCCTTCGTGGACGTGGAGCATCAGAAGACCGGGGACGGTCAGGGTGGTGCGAGTGCGGCCCGGAGTGCGCCGACGCCCCCGTGCGTGGTCCTGCCCGCACGGCCGGAACACCCGGAACACCCGGAACACCCGGAACGCCTGGAACGCCCGGGGGCCGGTCTCCGCCGGCGTCGGATCGCTGCCCCTCGCCGGCAGACGGTCCCGCTTCGGCGGCGACCCGAAGCCGGCGGTCGGCCCAGCAGCGGCGTGAGAGGTCCCGTGCACCGCCTGGCCGGGTGAGGGTACGCACCGCCACCCGCGCGACGGTGACGGGTGCGGCTCCGTCCGGGGTCCATCCCGGTCGGTACGGCTGTCCAGCAGCGCCCGCGCCTCCCTACGCCCTGAGAACCTTCGCCGCCTCGCGACGCGGTCGAGTGAGGGGGAGGAGCCCGGCGCGGCGGGAATCCTTGCTCAACGATAGTTTCCGATATATCGTTGAGCCATCGGTACGAACGTATCGGTCGACTGAGAAGAAAGGAGCGCGTCATGCGTTCCCACGGATTCGACAACGAGCGCGGCCGAGGCGGCCGCGGACAGGGCGGTCCCGGACACCCGGGTCGCGGAGACTTCGACGGGCGGCGGTCCGCCTTCGGGCCCTTCGGCCCGCAGTTCGGCGGCGGACCCTTCGGCGGAGGCCCCTTCGGTGGGGGAGCCTTCGGAGGCGGTGGCCGAGGACGCGGTGGTGGCGGCGGGAGGGGAAGGGCGCGGCGCGGTGACGTGCGTGCCTCGATCCTGGCGCTGCTCAAGGACCGTCCGATGCACGGCTACGAAATGATCCAGGAGATCGGCGAGCGCAGTGGCGGAGCCTGGCGGCCCAGCCCCGGTTCGGTCTACCCGACACTCCAACTGCTGGAGGACGAGGGCCTCATCGTCAGTGCGAGCGAGGGCGGCAAGAAGCTGTTCACGCTCACCGAGGCCGGGAGCGCGGAGGCGGAATCCGGACCCGACGCTCCGTGGGAGGACGCCGGACGCGGCGTCGACTGGGAGAGTGTGAACGAGATCCGCCAGGCCGGCTTCAGCCTGATGGAGGCGTTCGGCCAGGTCTGGAAGACCGGATCCGCCGATCAGCGTCAGAAGGCGCTCGCCGTCATCAACGACGCCAAGAAGAAGCTCTACCTCATCCTGGCCGACGAGAACTGAGGCCGTGCGTACGAAGTGGTGGGGGACGAGGGCCCTCGCGGCCGGGTGGTCGCGGGGCCCCTTCTCCGTCATATGGCGCTTGGGTGTCCCGGATGCCGCCGACACGGACCGGTCCGGTCCGCTCCCGGCGGCGTCGGGCCCGGTGAGCACTCATCCCGCCTCCGGTCCGAACCTGTGCCGGTACGCCGAGGGGTTGAGGCCGGTGGAGCGGCGCATCAGCGCTCGCAGATTGGCGGAGGTGCCGAGGCCCGAGAGGCGTGCCACCACGTCGAAGCGTGACTCCCCCCGCTCGATCAGCCGGCAGGCCAGAGTGATCCGCTCTGCCGTGAGCCACGCCAGCGGAGTGGTGCCCAACTGCGCCCGGAAGCGCCGGTGCAGGGTCGCCGGACTGACCGCCGCTCGTGCCGCGAGCGCCGGGACGGTGAGAGCCGAGCCCAGCCGCTCCTGCGCCCAGGCCAGGACGTGTGCCAGCGACTCGTCCGGCAGGTCCGGCACCGGTCGCTCGACGAACTGCCGTTGCCCACCGTCGCGGTGGGCGGCGAAGACCAGCCGTCGGCTCACGGCGTTGGCGATCTCCGCGCCGTGGTCGCGGCGGACGAGGTGCAGCCCCAGGTCGAGCGCGGCGGCGCTCCCCGCGGCGGTCAGGATGTCGCCGTCGTCCACGAACAGCACGTCGGATTCGAGCCGTACGGCCGGGAAGCGGGTCCGGAAGGAGTCCGCCCACTGCCAGTGCGCGGTGGCCCGGCGTCCGTCGAGCACCCTGCTTCCGCCAAGGTGAACGCCCCGCTGCAGAAACCGACCAGGCGCGCCCCGCGCGCGTGCGCCCGCCGGACGGCGTCGAGCACGGCCGGGCGGCGAGGCACGTCGACGTCCGGCCGGTTGGGGACGATCAGGGTGTCCGCGGAGTCGGCCGCTTCGAGACCGGCGACTCCCGTGAGGGTGAAGAACCCGTCCCGCATCCGCGTACGGCGCTCGGGCGAGCAGAGCCCGAAATCGTAGAGTTCGCGACCGATCTCGGGTCTGCGCAGACCGAAGACCTCGGTCGCGCAGCCGAGTTCGAAGGGGTTGGAGTTCTCGTCGACGATGACGACCACGCGGTGCGGGCCGGCGCCGTGGGGAGCGTGCGAGGATTTTTGCGGCATGTGCGATTCCTAGCACTCACACCGATCCTCCGGCGGAGGGGAGGGTGGGCCCATGAGCAGCGAACCCCTGTCCCTCGGTACGGCACTGGCC
This window encodes:
- a CDS encoding PadR family transcriptional regulator produces the protein MRSHGFDNERGRGGRGQGGPGHPGRGDFDGRRSAFGPFGPQFGGGPFGGGPFGGGAFGGGGRGRGGGGGRGRARRGDVRASILALLKDRPMHGYEMIQEIGERSGGAWRPSPGSVYPTLQLLEDEGLIVSASEGGKKLFTLTEAGSAEAESGPDAPWEDAGRGVDWESVNEIRQAGFSLMEAFGQVWKTGSADQRQKALAVINDAKKKLYLILADEN
- a CDS encoding PhzF family phenazine biosynthesis protein: MRIRIVDAFTDRPFSGNPAGVVLLDSDAFPSAGLLQQVAAEVNLSETAFTHPLAPGGEADWALRWFTPTTEVDLCGHATLATAHVLHTTGAAEGSVRFATRSGVLTTAARPGSAYTMDFPTSRLVPEPAPAGLAEALGAEPLAVLDTGEHIGDLLVELDDEATVRGLTPDFEALTRCSRRGVIVTAAAEDPTLGYDFVSRGFFPRVGIDEDPVTGSAHTALAPFWSARFGRDALTGLQGSARTGLVHTELRGDRTLLTGNAVTVIDGELLAGL